From Lolium perenne isolate Kyuss_39 chromosome 5, Kyuss_2.0, whole genome shotgun sequence, a single genomic window includes:
- the LOC127299286 gene encoding uncharacterized protein isoform X2 has protein sequence MAPPKRELALKGAGAGASREGLKRLRVAFVAGASAGAAGLPVPPSSPGKCLMRRIVLVVLFFLRMTDCRTTVVESISQIGRMFQRFQKAQTLMLSKFEGKLEKMEGKLEKFGEKMEGISLEVKKLARLLSNRHDDQQPRQEQSATASGSNAKFHLRFLDGLKTPIYTEKSIISESNSAIRIGIFDGDGNMIRDGPLSKVKVEMLVLRGDFCNDGRESWTEEEFNSHVAQGRHGQGFVLGGDCSVWLNNGEASFGGVIRFKEGSSRTRSRKFVVAARVCMDGKPADRVQEAVMKPVTVLDRRNEANEKRHPPELDDEVYRLEEISKDGTYHKRLQNAEIFTVKDLLKALNNDANKLRKDVLQMKKLNNSWEKMVKHARECLLADNHQLIAYFDEVANVVLFFNCVYDLVGAGFNGGYVAQNNFDAAQKALTNELMELARNELDSTPFNYVMNGGLPVPVPSRENSFISMPVLAPDAVLQAASEYRRHDRIDHATYGIFSLGDACVHGDQNTASTDYFHGEGIPPLGHQQPSTSAVPYWDQSPGLMISSHGNAWDCNPLDWRFAGSSQVNNHSHAQADMSFNGGRALEASTSSQNNLLLQQSFPTQFQESMPRMRYSNDVPNPVDEPSIWQDDLLPEPEPSANPFQGPGY, from the exons ATGGCGCCGCCGAAGAGGGAGCTGGCCCTCAAGGGCGCCGGCGCAGGGGCAAGCCGGGAGGGGCTGAAGCGCCTGCGCGTGGCGTTCGTCGCCGGAGCCTCCGCCGGCGCCGCCGGCTTGCCGGTGCCCCCCTCGTCGCCGGGGAAGTGCCTGATGCGGCGGATCGTGCTCGTCGTGCTCTTTTTTCTGCGAAT GACCGATTGCAGGACCACGGTGGTGGAAAGCATCTCCCAGATTGGTCGCATG TTTCAGAGATTCCAAAAGGCCCAGACTCTTATGTTGAG CAAATTCGAGGGCAAATTGGAGAAGATGGAGGGGAAATTAGAAAAATTTGGGGAAAAAATGGAGGGCATCAGCCTTGAAGTG AAGAAATTGGCGCGTTTGCTTTCCAATCGACATGATGATCAACAACCAAG ACAAGAGCAGAGTGCCACTGCGAGTGGATCTAACGCCAAATTTCACTTGCGCTTCCTGGATGGCCTGAAGACTCCCATTTACACCGAGAAGAGCATCATATCTGAGAGCAATTCAGCTATCCGGATTGGCATCTTTGATGGTGATGGCAACATGATTAGGGATGGCCCGCTCTCAAAGGTGAAAGTCGAGATGCTGGTCCTCCGTGGCGATTTCTGCAACGACGGACGGGAGAGCTGGACCGAAGAGGAGTTCAACAGCCACGTGGCGCAAGGTCGGCATGGGCAAGGGTTCGTGTTGGGGGGTGATTGCAGTGTGTGGTTGAACAATGGGGAGGCCTCCTTTGGCGGCGTGATTCGCTTCAAAGAAGGATCATCCAGGACTCGCAGTAGGAAGTTTGTCGTTGCAGCAAGAGTATGTATGGATGGAAAGCCCGCTGATCGTGTTCAGGAAGCTGTCATGAAGCCGGTGACTGTGTTGGATCGCAGGAACGAAG CAAATGAGAAGAGGCACCCTCCAGAATTGGACGATGAAGTGTATCGTCTGGAGGAAATCTCCAAAGATGGAACTTACCACAAAAGGCTTCAGAATGCTGAAATCTTTACAGTGAAGGACTTATTGAAGGCCTTGAATAACGATGCAAACAAGCTTCGCAAAGAT GTCCTCCAGATGAAGAAGCTGAACAACTCCTGGGAAAAAATGGTTAAGCATGCGAGGGAGTGCCTTCTCGCAGACAACCATCAGCTAATAGCATACTTCGACGAAGTAGCAAATGTGGTGCTATTTTTCAATTGCGTATATGACCTTGTTGGGGCAGGCTTTAATGGTGGTTACGTCGCACAAAACAATTTTGATGCAGCTCAAAAG GCTCTAACGAATGAGTTGATGGAGCTTGCACGCAATGAATTGGACAGCACTCCATTTAACTATGTGATGAATGGAGGTCTTCCTGTGCCAGTTCCCTCTAGAGAAAATTCTTTCATCAGCATGCCAGTTCTTGCACCGGATGCGGTGCTTCAAG CAGCGAGCGAATATCGGCGTCATGATAGGATCGACCATGCCACTTATGGGATATTCAGTTTGGGTGATGCATGCGTTCATGGTGATCAGAACACAGCTAGCACAGATTATTTCCATG GTGAAGGAATTCCACCACTTGGTCATCAGCAGCCTTCAACCTCTGCGGTGCCTTATTGGGACCAATCTCCAGGACTGATGATTTCTTCTCACGGAAATGCG TGGGACTGCAATCCGCTAGACTGGCGTTTTGCAG GATCAAGTCAAGTGAACAACCATAGCCACGCACAAGCTGACATGTCATTCAATGGCGGCCGCGCCTTGGAGGCGTCAACTTCTAGTCAAAACAACCTTCTGCTGCAACAATCTTTTCCTACTCAATTCCAAGAAAGCATGCCAAGGATGCGTTACTCCAATGATGTGCCGAACCCTGTCGACGAACCATCGATATGGCAAGATGATCTCCTCCCTGAACCAGAGCCTAGCGCCAACCCGTTTCAAGGACCAGGTTACTGA
- the LOC127299286 gene encoding uncharacterized protein isoform X1, which yields MAPPKRELALKGAGAGASREGLKRLRVAFVAGASAGAAGLPVPPSSPGKCLMRRIVLVVLFFLRMTDCRTTVVESISQIGRMFQRFQKAQTLMLSKFEGKLEKMEGKLEKFGEKMEGISLEVKKLARLLSNRHDDQQPRQEQSATASGSNAKFHLRFLDGLKTPIYTEKSIISESNSAIRIGIFDGDGNMIRDGPLSKVKVEMLVLRGDFCNDGRESWTEEEFNSHVAQGRHGQGFVLGGDCSVWLNNGEASFGGVIRFKEGSSRTRSRKFVVAARVCMDGKPADRVQEAVMKPVTVLDRRNEANEKRHPPELDDEVYRLEEISKDGTYHKRLQNAEIFTVKDLLKALNNDANKLRKDVLQMKKLNNSWEKMVKHARECLLADNHQLIAYFDEVANVVLFFNCVYDLVGAGFNGGYVAQNNFDAAQKALTNELMELARNELDSTPFNYVMNGGLPVPVPSRENSFISMPVLAPDAVLQAASEYRRHDRIDHATYGIFSLGDACVHGDQNTASTDYFHGTCEGIPPLGHQQPSTSAVPYWDQSPGLMISSHGNAWDCNPLDWRFAGSSQVNNHSHAQADMSFNGGRALEASTSSQNNLLLQQSFPTQFQESMPRMRYSNDVPNPVDEPSIWQDDLLPEPEPSANPFQGPGY from the exons ATGGCGCCGCCGAAGAGGGAGCTGGCCCTCAAGGGCGCCGGCGCAGGGGCAAGCCGGGAGGGGCTGAAGCGCCTGCGCGTGGCGTTCGTCGCCGGAGCCTCCGCCGGCGCCGCCGGCTTGCCGGTGCCCCCCTCGTCGCCGGGGAAGTGCCTGATGCGGCGGATCGTGCTCGTCGTGCTCTTTTTTCTGCGAAT GACCGATTGCAGGACCACGGTGGTGGAAAGCATCTCCCAGATTGGTCGCATG TTTCAGAGATTCCAAAAGGCCCAGACTCTTATGTTGAG CAAATTCGAGGGCAAATTGGAGAAGATGGAGGGGAAATTAGAAAAATTTGGGGAAAAAATGGAGGGCATCAGCCTTGAAGTG AAGAAATTGGCGCGTTTGCTTTCCAATCGACATGATGATCAACAACCAAG ACAAGAGCAGAGTGCCACTGCGAGTGGATCTAACGCCAAATTTCACTTGCGCTTCCTGGATGGCCTGAAGACTCCCATTTACACCGAGAAGAGCATCATATCTGAGAGCAATTCAGCTATCCGGATTGGCATCTTTGATGGTGATGGCAACATGATTAGGGATGGCCCGCTCTCAAAGGTGAAAGTCGAGATGCTGGTCCTCCGTGGCGATTTCTGCAACGACGGACGGGAGAGCTGGACCGAAGAGGAGTTCAACAGCCACGTGGCGCAAGGTCGGCATGGGCAAGGGTTCGTGTTGGGGGGTGATTGCAGTGTGTGGTTGAACAATGGGGAGGCCTCCTTTGGCGGCGTGATTCGCTTCAAAGAAGGATCATCCAGGACTCGCAGTAGGAAGTTTGTCGTTGCAGCAAGAGTATGTATGGATGGAAAGCCCGCTGATCGTGTTCAGGAAGCTGTCATGAAGCCGGTGACTGTGTTGGATCGCAGGAACGAAG CAAATGAGAAGAGGCACCCTCCAGAATTGGACGATGAAGTGTATCGTCTGGAGGAAATCTCCAAAGATGGAACTTACCACAAAAGGCTTCAGAATGCTGAAATCTTTACAGTGAAGGACTTATTGAAGGCCTTGAATAACGATGCAAACAAGCTTCGCAAAGAT GTCCTCCAGATGAAGAAGCTGAACAACTCCTGGGAAAAAATGGTTAAGCATGCGAGGGAGTGCCTTCTCGCAGACAACCATCAGCTAATAGCATACTTCGACGAAGTAGCAAATGTGGTGCTATTTTTCAATTGCGTATATGACCTTGTTGGGGCAGGCTTTAATGGTGGTTACGTCGCACAAAACAATTTTGATGCAGCTCAAAAG GCTCTAACGAATGAGTTGATGGAGCTTGCACGCAATGAATTGGACAGCACTCCATTTAACTATGTGATGAATGGAGGTCTTCCTGTGCCAGTTCCCTCTAGAGAAAATTCTTTCATCAGCATGCCAGTTCTTGCACCGGATGCGGTGCTTCAAG CAGCGAGCGAATATCGGCGTCATGATAGGATCGACCATGCCACTTATGGGATATTCAGTTTGGGTGATGCATGCGTTCATGGTGATCAGAACACAGCTAGCACAGATTATTTCCATGGTACTT GTGAAGGAATTCCACCACTTGGTCATCAGCAGCCTTCAACCTCTGCGGTGCCTTATTGGGACCAATCTCCAGGACTGATGATTTCTTCTCACGGAAATGCG TGGGACTGCAATCCGCTAGACTGGCGTTTTGCAG GATCAAGTCAAGTGAACAACCATAGCCACGCACAAGCTGACATGTCATTCAATGGCGGCCGCGCCTTGGAGGCGTCAACTTCTAGTCAAAACAACCTTCTGCTGCAACAATCTTTTCCTACTCAATTCCAAGAAAGCATGCCAAGGATGCGTTACTCCAATGATGTGCCGAACCCTGTCGACGAACCATCGATATGGCAAGATGATCTCCTCCCTGAACCAGAGCCTAGCGCCAACCCGTTTCAAGGACCAGGTTACTGA
- the LOC127299286 gene encoding uncharacterized protein isoform X3 → MAPPKRELALKGAGAGASREGLKRLRVAFVAGASAGAAGLPVPPSSPGKCLMRRIVLVVLFFLRMRTTVVESISQIGRMFQRFQKAQTLMLSKFEGKLEKMEGKLEKFGEKMEGISLEVKKLARLLSNRHDDQQPRQEQSATASGSNAKFHLRFLDGLKTPIYTEKSIISESNSAIRIGIFDGDGNMIRDGPLSKVKVEMLVLRGDFCNDGRESWTEEEFNSHVAQGRHGQGFVLGGDCSVWLNNGEASFGGVIRFKEGSSRTRSRKFVVAARVCMDGKPADRVQEAVMKPVTVLDRRNEANEKRHPPELDDEVYRLEEISKDGTYHKRLQNAEIFTVKDLLKALNNDANKLRKDVLQMKKLNNSWEKMVKHARECLLADNHQLIAYFDEVANVVLFFNCVYDLVGAGFNGGYVAQNNFDAAQKALTNELMELARNELDSTPFNYVMNGGLPVPVPSRENSFISMPVLAPDAVLQAASEYRRHDRIDHATYGIFSLGDACVHGDQNTASTDYFHGTCEGIPPLGHQQPSTSAVPYWDQSPGLMISSHGNAWDCNPLDWRFAGSSQVNNHSHAQADMSFNGGRALEASTSSQNNLLLQQSFPTQFQESMPRMRYSNDVPNPVDEPSIWQDDLLPEPEPSANPFQGPGY, encoded by the exons ATGGCGCCGCCGAAGAGGGAGCTGGCCCTCAAGGGCGCCGGCGCAGGGGCAAGCCGGGAGGGGCTGAAGCGCCTGCGCGTGGCGTTCGTCGCCGGAGCCTCCGCCGGCGCCGCCGGCTTGCCGGTGCCCCCCTCGTCGCCGGGGAAGTGCCTGATGCGGCGGATCGTGCTCGTCGTGCTCTTTTTTCTGCGAATG AGGACCACGGTGGTGGAAAGCATCTCCCAGATTGGTCGCATG TTTCAGAGATTCCAAAAGGCCCAGACTCTTATGTTGAG CAAATTCGAGGGCAAATTGGAGAAGATGGAGGGGAAATTAGAAAAATTTGGGGAAAAAATGGAGGGCATCAGCCTTGAAGTG AAGAAATTGGCGCGTTTGCTTTCCAATCGACATGATGATCAACAACCAAG ACAAGAGCAGAGTGCCACTGCGAGTGGATCTAACGCCAAATTTCACTTGCGCTTCCTGGATGGCCTGAAGACTCCCATTTACACCGAGAAGAGCATCATATCTGAGAGCAATTCAGCTATCCGGATTGGCATCTTTGATGGTGATGGCAACATGATTAGGGATGGCCCGCTCTCAAAGGTGAAAGTCGAGATGCTGGTCCTCCGTGGCGATTTCTGCAACGACGGACGGGAGAGCTGGACCGAAGAGGAGTTCAACAGCCACGTGGCGCAAGGTCGGCATGGGCAAGGGTTCGTGTTGGGGGGTGATTGCAGTGTGTGGTTGAACAATGGGGAGGCCTCCTTTGGCGGCGTGATTCGCTTCAAAGAAGGATCATCCAGGACTCGCAGTAGGAAGTTTGTCGTTGCAGCAAGAGTATGTATGGATGGAAAGCCCGCTGATCGTGTTCAGGAAGCTGTCATGAAGCCGGTGACTGTGTTGGATCGCAGGAACGAAG CAAATGAGAAGAGGCACCCTCCAGAATTGGACGATGAAGTGTATCGTCTGGAGGAAATCTCCAAAGATGGAACTTACCACAAAAGGCTTCAGAATGCTGAAATCTTTACAGTGAAGGACTTATTGAAGGCCTTGAATAACGATGCAAACAAGCTTCGCAAAGAT GTCCTCCAGATGAAGAAGCTGAACAACTCCTGGGAAAAAATGGTTAAGCATGCGAGGGAGTGCCTTCTCGCAGACAACCATCAGCTAATAGCATACTTCGACGAAGTAGCAAATGTGGTGCTATTTTTCAATTGCGTATATGACCTTGTTGGGGCAGGCTTTAATGGTGGTTACGTCGCACAAAACAATTTTGATGCAGCTCAAAAG GCTCTAACGAATGAGTTGATGGAGCTTGCACGCAATGAATTGGACAGCACTCCATTTAACTATGTGATGAATGGAGGTCTTCCTGTGCCAGTTCCCTCTAGAGAAAATTCTTTCATCAGCATGCCAGTTCTTGCACCGGATGCGGTGCTTCAAG CAGCGAGCGAATATCGGCGTCATGATAGGATCGACCATGCCACTTATGGGATATTCAGTTTGGGTGATGCATGCGTTCATGGTGATCAGAACACAGCTAGCACAGATTATTTCCATGGTACTT GTGAAGGAATTCCACCACTTGGTCATCAGCAGCCTTCAACCTCTGCGGTGCCTTATTGGGACCAATCTCCAGGACTGATGATTTCTTCTCACGGAAATGCG TGGGACTGCAATCCGCTAGACTGGCGTTTTGCAG GATCAAGTCAAGTGAACAACCATAGCCACGCACAAGCTGACATGTCATTCAATGGCGGCCGCGCCTTGGAGGCGTCAACTTCTAGTCAAAACAACCTTCTGCTGCAACAATCTTTTCCTACTCAATTCCAAGAAAGCATGCCAAGGATGCGTTACTCCAATGATGTGCCGAACCCTGTCGACGAACCATCGATATGGCAAGATGATCTCCTCCCTGAACCAGAGCCTAGCGCCAACCCGTTTCAAGGACCAGGTTACTGA